One Candidatus Tanganyikabacteria bacterium genomic window carries:
- a CDS encoding transposase, with the protein MAADLPGFYAYRRRLPHFRAAGATYFVTWRLYPGQPDLDSGERSAVVLAVRHFDGQRYDLSGFVVMNDHVHLLLRPQAGFTLERILHSLKSFTARTLQKTTGRVGRIWQDESFDRVVRSEDEYLEKLEYVVNNPRKRWPETTVYPWVWVADRASREISTGTLLLPVEAGTEAGPTCQLDATPAAPAAGVQG; encoded by the coding sequence ATGGCCGCAGATCTTCCAGGTTTCTACGCCTACCGCCGGCGCCTGCCGCACTTTCGGGCGGCCGGCGCCACCTATTTCGTCACCTGGCGGCTTTATCCCGGGCAGCCCGACCTCGATTCCGGCGAGCGCTCTGCTGTCGTCTTAGCCGTCCGGCATTTCGACGGCCAGCGCTACGATCTGTCCGGTTTCGTGGTAATGAACGACCACGTTCATCTGCTCTTGCGCCCCCAGGCAGGTTTCACCCTGGAGAGGATCCTCCATTCCCTGAAGTCCTTCACCGCAAGAACCTTGCAGAAAACCACAGGAAGAGTCGGCCGGATCTGGCAGGACGAGTCGTTCGACCGCGTCGTCCGCTCGGAAGACGAGTACCTTGAGAAGCTCGAGTATGTCGTCAACAACCCGCGAAAGCGGTGGCCGGAGACGACGGTCTACCCGTGGGTATGGGTCGCTGATCGAGCATCGAGGGAAATCTCGACGGGTACGCTGCTGCTCCCGGTCGAGGCCGGCACGGAGGCCGGCCCCACCTGCCAATTGGATGCAACGCCCGCCGCGCCAGCGGCCGGGGTTCAGGGTTGA
- a CDS encoding DUF1997 domain-containing protein, translating into MLELEAQVAREFRLPEPPERVVTFVRHNEALLHRILGADRVARLSPAMYRFVLGRYGAFGFTLVPALDMVFERVDDLLLQMTSVGCQFLEATHRDFAMDAGVSASAVLRPISEGTAARIEAITRVNVEVPAFLRLVPRSILTAAGNAVIEAAMQGFADRIIPIVRDEMAATAR; encoded by the coding sequence ATGCTCGAACTCGAGGCGCAGGTCGCCCGGGAGTTTCGGCTGCCGGAGCCGCCGGAGCGCGTCGTGACGTTCGTGCGGCACAACGAAGCGCTGCTGCACCGGATCCTCGGCGCTGACCGGGTGGCGCGCCTCTCCCCCGCCATGTACCGCTTCGTGCTGGGCCGCTACGGCGCGTTCGGCTTCACGCTGGTGCCGGCCCTCGACATGGTGTTCGAACGGGTCGACGATCTGCTCCTGCAAATGACCTCGGTGGGGTGCCAGTTTCTGGAAGCCACGCACAGGGATTTCGCGATGGACGCCGGGGTCAGCGCCAGCGCGGTGCTGCGGCCGATTTCCGAAGGCACGGCGGCGCGCATCGAAGCGATCACGCGGGTCAACGTCGAGGTGCCCGCCTTCCTGCGCCTGGTGCCGCGATCGATCCTGACGGCCGCCGGCAACGCCGTCATCGAGGCCGCCATGCAGGGCTTCGCCGACCGGATCATTCCCATCGTGCGCGACGAAATGGCCGCCACGGCGCGGTGA